One Rosa chinensis cultivar Old Blush chromosome 3, RchiOBHm-V2, whole genome shotgun sequence DNA window includes the following coding sequences:
- the LOC112194823 gene encoding probable disease resistance protein At5g45490 — translation MAQEMELHLKDKFLDGLDMKDKSISKIPRYNQFQDIKRLLEDMFSSSTPAIVKSPSATNFRDKLYKLNNLLTDCKMLSRKHGFNSPKELITINRIRRDLRQIKRDLQAITKDASNRDINKQRINGDSSSHDRDILRWTTRAVDATKVYGLDDEVLSMENLLLKKGSDVHQFKAIGIVGRDGIGKTTLCQLMFNKDEVKNNFNPRIWVCMARHPDDDEDEDLKLAIVKRMLRYLGVEEAIVKSICDVKPGLEGLLCALYLQLLGKRYLIVLDDARETDSWYKELDSSLTLDKKWGDSFAYGFPKGSGGRVIVTSRNEDIANMMVGKENIHHLEPMLDTKSCWAIFTDSVDEYLLPTIPSILEELKSEVKQKCGGLPLAAKMMGRAMQEEGERTRS, via the coding sequence ATGGCTCAAGAAATGGAACTGCACCTGAAAGACAAGTTCCTGGACGGCCTTGATATGAAGGACAAAagcatatccaagattccaaggTACAACCAATTTCAAGACATAAAGAGATTGCTAGAAGACATGTTCAGTTCATCCACGCCTGCAATAGTCAAGTCTCCGAGTGCAACCAATTTCAGGGACAAGCTTTACAAGCTCAACAATCTTTTGACCGACTGCAAGATGCTATCAAGAAAACATGGTTTCAACTCTCCGAAGGAGCTAATTACTATTAACAGAATCCGGAGAGACTTGAGACAGATCAAGAGGGATCTCCAGGCCATTACGAAGGATGCATCAAATCGAGACATTAATAAACAACGTATTAATGGTGATTCAAGCTCACATGATAGAGACATTTTGAGATGGACTACTCGTGCAGTAGATGCAACAAAGGTTTATGGACTTGATGATGAGGTGTTGTCCATGGAAAACTTGCTTCTCAAGAAAGGAAGTGATGTTCATCAGTTCAAGGCAATAGGCATTGTCGGCAGGGATGGTATAGGAAAGACAACGCTTTGCCAACTGATGTTCAACAAAGATGAAGTGAAAAACAACTTCAATCCAAGGATCTGGGTGTGCATGGCCAGACACCCGGATGACGACGAGGATGAGGATCTTAAATTAGCAATTGTCAAAAGAATGTTGAGGTACCTTGGAGTCGAAGAGGCAATAGTCAAGTCGATTTGTGATGTAAAACCTGGCCTAGAAGGACTGCTATGTGCTCTTTATCTGCAATTGTTGGGCAAGAGGTATCTAATTGTGCTTGATGATGCTAGGGAGACAGACTCATGGTATAAAGAGTTGGATTCCAGTTTGACTCTTGATAAGAAATGGGGTGACAGTTTCGCATATGGATTTCCAAAAGGCAGTGGAGGAAGAGTCATAGTTACAAGCAGAAATGAAGACATAGCAAATATGATGGTTGGGAAGGAAAATATACATCACCTTGAGCCCATGTTGGACACTAAAAGCTGCTGGGCAATATTCACAGACTCGGTTGACGAATATCTGTTACCTACCATTCCCTCAATCTTGGAAGAACTAAAATCAGAAGTAAAACAAAAATGTGGTGGCCTTCCGTTAGCTGCAAAAATGATGGGGCGTGCAATGCAGGAGGAAGGAGAGCGTACTAGAAGCTAG
- the LOC112193649 gene encoding disease resistance protein RPM1 translates to MEASLSSLNSYPNSEKNSYPNSEKSLTIEYVRETLIPILIEHLNKAKGYLSNNHADNDEADELTTEMEKLRKDLIFIKQVFTGLDTFEKSTSDLFKVLQQPEHSLKQLLEPPGRQTRFHEPLAKQFKPKLGVLGEVIIKLKLLLPSPHKLLLDRSSTFQLSSIHSGGDEHLNRLLGLQSSEVFYKSQAFKDFQDVYNSLGVTAKLCLLSFSVFPANEVLKKSRLVHWWVGEEILYPPVDGETVEEIADGIFKDLAVKGCIEPVKKKRRSDVHSFKMHPLIRSAVIRLAKDVEFLDFDDKGRLTTEFSKSYRACLVSDSELVGSQLKSAKKTQVEITAELEKLQTIFNVNDSYPNFSQMEWSKLKNVKVLYLGRWHSRAKHHIELVDSKFLEALVFMTRLRFLSLRGISGIMELPDSLCKLVCLKILDLGACHNLEVLPKKISLLKKLTHLDMSECYLLDRMPKGIALLSKLEVLKGFIIGDPKKHTSCTLHDLSGLQKLKKLTINTSREDFPNEEELTVLQGFGSLQKLTIAWGGVEFLANRQNKHRKQDNVGAQPKTASTTDASGGNRKEDDANGIQNHVPKTPARSLTFKRGAILAPRIREHFEALEKLDLQCYPHMKAPTWLTPGMLKKLEKLYIRGGQLQSLGQVQESDKWTVEILRLKFLRELKMDWNDLQSAFPKLNYVEKFRCPKTTFFPCDETGVWLKPGN, encoded by the coding sequence ATGGAGGCGTCTCTGTCTAGTCTCAATTCCTATCCAAACTCGGAAAAAAATTCCTATCCAAACTCGGAAAAAAGCTTGACCATTGAGTATGTCAGAGAGACCCTCATTCCCATACTCATCGAGCATCTCAACAAAGCCAAGGGTTACCTTTCCAATAACCACGCCGACAACGATGAGGCAGACGAACTTACCACTGAAATGGAAAAGCTACGCAAAGACCTCATTTTTATCAAGCAAGTTTTCACCGGGTTGGACACTTTTGAAAAAAGCACAAGTGATCTTTTCAAGGTTCTCCAGCAACCAGAACACAGCCTGAAGCAGCTTTTGGAGCCTCCAGGAAGGCAGACCCGCTTCCACGAGCCGCTTGCAAAGCAATTTAAGCCCAAGCTTGGAGTGCTTGGCGAGGTTATCATCAAACTGAAGCTGCTACTTCCATCACCGCACAAACTGTTGTTGGACAGGTCCAGTACTTTTCAACTGTCCAGCATTCATTCGGGTGGAGACGAGCATCTCAATCGATTGCTTGGCTTACAGTCAAGTGAGGTGTTCTATAAAAGTCAGGCTTTTAAAGACTTTCAGGATGTTTATAACAGTCTTGGTGTTACTGCAAAGCTCTGCTTGCTGAGTTTCTCGGTGTTTCCGGCGAATGAGGTTCTAAAGAAGAGTCGTTTGGTACATTGGTGGGTTGGAGAAGAGATCCTCTACCCTCCGGTTGATGGTGAGACGGTGGAGGAAATTGCTGATGGAATATTTAAAGACTTAGCAGTGAAGGGCTGCATTGAACCGGTCAAGAAGAAGCGGAGATCAGACGTGCACAGTTTTAAAATGCACCCCCTAATTCGTTCAGCGGTGATTCGGCTTGCCAAAGACGTTGAGTTCTTAGATTTTGATGACAAAGGGAGACTAACTACTGAATTTTCAAAGTCTTATCGCGCGTGTTTGGTAAGTGATTCTGAACTGGTAGGTTCTCAACTGAAATCGGCAAAGAAAACCCAGGTGGAAATAACCGCGGAATTAGAAAAACTGCAGACTATATTTAATGTGAACGATTCTTATCCGAATTTTTCCCAAATGGAATGGTCCAAATTGAAGAATGTGAAGGTTCTTTATCTTGGAAGGTGGCACAGCAGGGCAAAACATCACATTGAACTAGTTGACAGCAAGTTCTTGGAAGCGTTGGTGTTTATGACACGTTTGAGGTTTCTCAGCCTTCGAGGAATATCGGGCATCATGGAGCTTCCTGATTCATTATGCAAGCTTGTTTGTTTGAAGATCTTGGATCTTGGAGCATGTCACAATCTAGAGGTGCTTCCGAAAAAAATAAGCTTGCTTAAGAAGCTCACACACTTGGATATGTCCGAGTGTTACTTACTGGATCGTATGCCTAAGGGGATCGCATTGCTCTCAAAACTCGAAGTTCTTAAGGGGTTCATAATTGGTGATCCCAAGAAGCACACTTCATGTACTCTGCATGATTTGTCAGGATTGCAAAAGTTGAAAAAATTGACAATTAACACAAGCAGGGAGGATTTTCCCAACGAAGAAGAGCTCACCGTTTTACAAGGATTTGGTTCGCTTCAAAAGCTAACAATAGCATGGGGAGGAGTAGAATTTCTTGCCAACCGCCAAAATAAGCATAGGAAGCAGGACAATGTTGGAGCACAACCAAAAACAGCAAGCACAACGGATGCCAGTGGAGGTAACAGAAAAGAAGATGATGCTAATGGCATTCAAAATCATGTGCCAAAAACCCCGGCAAGGTCATTAACCTTCAAGCGAGGGGCTATATTGGCTCCGAGGATTCGGGAACATTTTGAAGCACTTGAGAAACTGGACTTGCAATGCTACCCTCATATGAAAGCACCGACTTGGTTGACTCCCGGAATGCTCAAGAAGCTGGAAAAACTCTACATTAGAGGGGGACAGCTCCAAAGTCTAGGTCAAGTTCAGGAGAGTGACAAGTGGACAGTTGAGATATTGCGTTTGAAGTTCTTGAGAGAACTAAAGATGGATTGGAATGACCTCCAGTCAGCATTTCCAAAATTGAATTATGTGGAGAAATTTAGATGCCCTAAGACCACTTTCTTCCCATGCGATGAGACTGGAGTCTGGCTGAAGCCCGGAAACTGA